CCACCGGGATTATGCCGCGCTCCATCCGTGGCGAAAGCTCGTCGCGGACGGCGCGCCCGGTACGCTCGAAATCCGGAGTGGCATTCCCGTGTCTGCCATTGGCGTGGATGACGCGTGTTGCGTCGACGTATTCGGCGGAGAAGCCGACGCTGACGAGCGCCGCGGTGAAAAGATGGGCTGCCAGTCGCTCGCCACGGGCAACTATGCGATCGGTCATGGCGGGCGTGAGTCGCTTCGGCGAGGCAGCGACCGCCCGAGCGATACGCGCAAGGTCGTCGAACTCGCGGTCCATGTTTCTCTGAAGACTCTTCAACTCGTTCGAGTCAATCATGAGCTCGCGCGCCGTGCGAACGTGACGGTCGCGCAATACCGCGATGAGTTCCGAAGTCCGAGCACGATCGCGACGCTTCGCCGTCGAGGCGATCTCGAATAATCCGTCCGTAACGCCGCCCATCGCTGACGCGATGATCGCAACGCCGTGCTGTTGGCCACTGGCGACGATTCCAATGGCGTGACGGATCGCTTCCGCGTTAGAGAGCGCAATACCGCCGAATTTGTGAACCACTGGATTCATGCCCCACAAAGTGCGACGGTATGGGCATCTGCTCCAGTAGGATGCCACAGCGAGTCCAGAGCGACGAGCCGTCACATTCAGCTCGTTGTCATTTCTTGCCTGGCTGCGAGCGAAAGCAGTGCACGTCTGGCTCGAAGAGCAGAGCGGGACGCCGTTCGTCTGACCCGGACGGCCCGAAGTTCGTCAAGCGACGTTCCACGCCGAGATGGACTCTCCCCGAATGGAAGTTCGCGCACATCAGCTCGACGTTCGCACACAACGAGGCGCTGTCTCGACTCAGCGTGATCGGCGCAGAGGTCATCGAGCGGTGGTCATCGCTCAGCGAGTCGAGGACAGTAGACAGAAAGTTGAGGATAGGACACCGCGACTCGTGGTCGGATGGCATCGACTCCAGGACAGGAGACCGCGACTCGTGGTCGGATGGCACCGACTCCAGGACAGATGACAGGGACTCGTGGTCGGATGGCACCGACTCCAGGACAGATGACATCTAGGCGTTGGTAGATGACATCGAGTCGCGGACAGCTCACGTGAGCAAGCCGTCAGCCGAGGTGAGGCGCCGGCAAGGTCACGTGAGGCGCCCTCCCAACGTCAGTGCAGCCGAAAAAGAAACCAAAGACGGCCTAACGATATCCACGCCGCGACGGACGCACACGGCGTAGCGGTTCTCTTGCGTCCACTACCATATATGGAGTTGCGCCATGGAAGGTCGACCGGAAGTCGTCTCGATGGCCCGACGCTTTTCCGATCGCGGCGAATGACCTCAGTGACGTGCTCAGTGACGCGTCCGCTCGCTCGCGACGCGAGACGAGCTGGGGTACGACGCTTGCCCATCCAGGAGTGGACCCAAGGCGAGGGATTGCAAGAGTCATGGTCGTTCGAGGTTATGACATCGCGGCGCTCGCGAAGAAGACCTGGGGCGAGATCGGGAAGGATAAGGTTTCCGTGTATGCCGCGCAGATGTCATATAGCCTCTTCTTCGCCCTCTTTCCGTTGCTGCTCTTCTTTGCCGCACTGCTGAGCCTCGTCGCCGATAGGCAAACCGTAATGGCCGAGTTCAACGGCCGCATTGCCGCGGCGCTTCCCGGCGATGTCGCCTCGCTGCTCGGCAAGACGATCGAAGAGGTGATCTTCGCCAAGGGCGCGCCGGGCTTGTTGTCCTTCGGCCTGTTGACGGCGGCCTGGTCCGGCTCGAGCATTTTCGGCGCGCTTCGCGCGGCGCTCAACGCGGCCTACGGCGTCGAAGAGACGCGACCCTGGTGGATGCAGTACCTGGTCCAGCTCAGCATGCTCATCGTCGCAGGCGCGGTTATAGTCGCCTCGACGATGATTCTCATCAACGGCGAGGGCATCGTTGCTTGGCTGGCCACTCATCTTGGCCTCGAGCGCATCACGACGCTCATCTGGACCGTGATTCAGTTTCCGCTGGCGTTCATCGCCCTCGTCGCCGTGCTCTGGATGATCTACTATGTTCTGCCGAACTGCCGGCACCAGGATAAGCGTATTCTCATCCTCGGCGCTCTCCTCGCGACGCTTCTCTGGATCGCGGCGACGCTCCTATTCCGGCTATATGTGCAGAAGTTCAATCAACTGAACCCCGCGTATGGCGCGATTGGCGCCATAATGGTTTTGCTGACATGGATGTACTACTCGTCGTACGTACTGCTTGCGATTGGCGAGCTGATGGCCGAGCTGCAAGCGGGGAGCGGCCGGGTCGACCAGCCCGTCGAGAAATCGCCCATGGCAGGTGCGTCGGTGCCACGGCGATATGCTCTGGTTCCCTCGCGCGGCGCGAGATCGGCGCGCTTCTGCGGCGCCTCGCTGAAGGCTCGGCGCTGTGCGCTATCGCTGCGACGCTCGGCTTTCTCCGTGTGCTCTCGCTCGTCGCCGGACTTGTTCTTGTGATCGGGGACCAATGGCTTCCGCAAAACCGCTTTGAGCTCGGCGCGTTGATCGTCGTGATCATCGCTGGCGCCTCAGCTGGGACGTTCACTCGCCGTGGCCTAACGATCCTCACACAGTGCCGTTGACAGCGGATCCAAACCGAATACTCACCGGAACGACGTCGGGCAGACGGCGTGACTCCAATTATCGCTTTTGGGGCGAATTGGCGTCGGGCACTCGCGTAGGCGACCAGACGACGACATCGAGCCGGGACGCAAAGGAGAGCCGCGGGGCAGTCGACGGAAGCTCGATACCCCCGGCGCTGGCCATCGTATTTACCGAAATATCGGCTTCGGCCGGTTGCAGCGGCCATGGATGATGATGAATTTCGGCGCAACGAATGCGTGCAGCGTGATCGATCGCGTACAGGGAATAGCGCTCAGTGAGCCAGTGATCGAGTGAGCCGGGCTTCGCGCGGCTGATCGGCCCAATCGGTCGATAGCGCGCGCTCAGCTCCGCCGGACGGCCGCGGGAGTCAATACGCCGGCTGTGATACTGGAGGGTGCCGTCAGCAGCGGCGCGGATGTTCATGCTCGCGCGAAAGTACGGAAGGAAATACGTCGCGCGGGCGGCAGCGACCGCGACGGCGCTACCAGCATCGAGGCTGAAGAAATAGACGCCAGGCTTGCTGCCTAAGGTGACATATGTTCGTACGTTGAGCTCCGGAAACTCCGAGACGATCGGAAGCGCCGGTAACCAGCGGGCGCGCAGATGACTGAGATAGAACGCCGCGATCGAGACCCACGCGCGTCCCTCGAAGAGATCGATGGGCAGGGATGGTGGAACGATACGTCGCAGTGCTTCGGCGTCGACCGGCCAGTGAGCGAACAGCAAATCGGTCCAGCGCTGCGCCATGATCCACGGACTACTCGGGAGCGGCCATGGGCGATGGCCAATTTCGCCCGTTGGATCTTCGGTCCAGAACATGTCGCCTAACGCGGATCGCGCGCCTGAAATCCCTCTGGGTGCCGCTGCTCGAGCTTTCGAATGTTCGCCACGGCGACGTCACCTAACGAGATGCCGAGCGCATCGGCGGTGACGGCGACACACCAGAGGACATCGCCGAGCTCCTCGACGAAACGTTCGGTGCTCGTTTCGCGTTGCTGAAACACGCGCTTCCGCACGAGGCCCAAGACCTCGCCCGCCTCTTCGGCCAATCCCGCGGCCGCGTCGAGCAGGCGCTCATCGGCCGTGAGCACAGGGTTGACGGTACGAAGGGCAGAGCGTTGGAAGTCGGCGAGATGCACAGGGGCCAGGGCTAGGGGATTGGGTCTAGGGATCGGGGCTAGAGAGGAGCTAGCGGAGCTGCTAGGTGCTAGGTGCTAGGTGCTAGGTGCTAGGTGCTAGGTGCTAGGCGCACCAATTACCTGGCACCTCCGTTCACCGATAGCTCACCCGCGGATCCGCCTTCGCATAGGCGAGATCCGTGATGAGATTCACCACCACGAAGACCGCGCTGAGAAATAGCACCGTTCCTTGAATGGCCGGCAGGTCGCGGCGGCCAATGGCGTTCACGACATAGCGGCCGATGCCCGGCCACGAAAACACCGTCTCGGTGAGAATGCTCCCGGTGAGATACGCGCCGAAGTCGAGGCCGACGACGGTAATGATTGGAATGAGTGCGTTCCGCAGGGCGTGCTTGATCGTGACCGCACGCTCGGCGAGGCCCTTGGCGCGCGCCGTCCTCACATAGTCCGCGCCCAACGACTCGAGCATTGCCGAGCGAGTCATGCGCGCGAGAAAAGCGATCGAACGCATGCCGAGGGCCAGGGCCGGAAGGATCAGGAAGCGCATGCGCCCGTAGCCGGATGGCGGCAGGACGCGCAGCGTGACGGCGAAGAGAAGAATCAGCAGCAAACCGACCCAATATACGGGGAATGAAATCCCGAGATAGGCCACGCCTAACGACAAACGATCGAACCATCCGCCCGGGGTGCGCGCACTCAAGACGCCGAGCGTGATGCCGACGACCACGGCGAGCAGCATCGCCGCGCCGGCGAGCTGGAGCGTTTTCGGAAAGCGCTCGCGAATGTCCTGCGTGATCGGCCGGTTCGTGATGTACGATCGTCCGAGATCGCCGCGGGCGACGCTCGCGACATAGTGTCCGAATCGCTGCGGGAGAGGATCGTCGAGATGGAGCTGCGCGCGTAGCCGCGCGATCGTCTCTTCGTCGGCGTGCTCGCCGATCATCGCCTGTACGGGATCGCCGGGCGCGATGTACAGCAGGAGAAACGCGACGAGAAGTACCCCGAAGAGCGTCGGCACCGCGAGGAGCAGGCGTCGCAGAAGAAAGGACATTCAGGGCGTGGAGGGAGGAGCGTTGCGCGTGGAGCGCGGAGCGTTCGGCGCGACGTGTGGGGCACTGTCCGCAGGTGTGCTCTGCCCTCCGCGCTCCGCGCTCAGCGACACATCGAGCCAGCGCTGGCCATTGAAGATCACCGGCGGACGAAATCCCTTGACCCACGGTTGGACGGCATACAGCTCGTTATAGAAGTACAGAAACATCATCGGAGCGTCGACAAAGCCGATCGAATCGGCGCTTCGCAGGAGAGCCGCGCGTTTCGTCGCATTCAACTCTCGTCGCGCGGCCAGCACGGTGGAATCAAAGCGCGTATTGGCGTAGAACGACACGTTTCCACCCGATCCTTTGTTGCCGCTGTACAGCAATGGATAGAGAAAGTTCTCCGCGTCGGGATAATCGGCGTACCAGTCCTTAAGAATCATATCCGTCTCGCCCTTTCGAGCAGCCGCTCGTGACGCGGCGGACTCTCGCTGCACAACCTTCGTCCGAATGCCGACGGCGTTCAAATACGCCTGGATCGTCTCTGCGATGCGGACGTAGATCGGGGTCATGGACACCCACAGCTCGACGTCAATTCCGTTCGGATGGCCTGCGGCGGCAAGAAGCTGTTTCGCTTTGGCGGGGTTGAAAGGATAGGGACGACGAGCGCTGTCATAGCCAGCGAGTGCCGGTGGAATAACGCCAGCGGCTCGTGTGCCGCGCCCTGCGACGAGTCGCTCGATGATCGTATTGATGTCGACTGCGTAGTTGATCGCCTGACGGACGCGCGGATCGACGAGCGGGCCGCGCGTGGTATTGATTCCAACGTACACCAGCTCGAGCGCGGGGGTGGAGCTGAGCATCGGGCGACGGCTTTCGTCATCCTCCCATTCACGGATTTGGCCGGCTGGTATCTGAAGGACATCGACGTTCCCGCTCTCGAACTCCGCGACGGACGTGCTAGGCTCGGCAATGATCCGCGCCTCGAGGGACTCGGCCTTTGGTGGGCCGAGGAAGTACTGATCGTTCCGGGCAAAGAGGAGATAGTCATCGTGGTGCCAGTCGATCAATCGCCAGGGTCCGGTACCTATCGGTCGCTCGCCAAAGTTCGGTGCGATGCGTTGCGGAACGATGGACGCAACTGGCATCGCGAGCAGCTTGAGGAATGCGGCGAGTGGCTCCTCGAGCGTGACGACGATCGTGCTGTCGTCACGCACGGAAAGCCCGGCGACGGTCTTTGCTTTCTGCGTGTGAAAATCTCGGGCGCCCTTGATCGGATACAGAAACTCGCTTGCAGAGCTCCTGGTACTGGGCTCGAGCGCTCGCTCCCAGCTGGCGACCACGTCGCGCGCGCCGAAGGAACTGCCATCGTGGAAGTGGACGCTGCGGCGCAGGTGAAACGTGTATGTGCGGCCATCCGACGAGAGGTCCCATCGTTCGGCGAGGCCCGGCTCGACCTGCGCCGTTGGGGTAAAACGCGTCAATCCGTCGAAGATATACCCGACGGCGCGGCCCGTCGGTACATCAGTCGAGAGTGCGGGATCGAGCGAGCGTGGATCGTAGTTGTCGCGTGAATCGATGAGCGTGCGTCGATCGGGCGCTACATCGCCGCCAAAGCACGCGACGAGCGCGGCGAGACCGACGAAGAAACCGCGGCGCACGCCGCGGTATAACGGGGAATTCTCGATGCGCGTGGGAGAAGATGGGCGCCGTTGACACGCTAGCATGCGCGCGAGAACTTACCCGGCCGCGCCGCGAAGCGTCAATCATACGTGCCCGCGCATTGACGTCGTGATGCCGGGCGCGTCCTGTATCGACGGGCGTGTGGGCACTCCCGAACCAACGGGGCGGGTCGTGGTATGTAGGGGGAGCGCTCTCATACGAGGTTCGAATGTCCGCACAGAGTGATCTGCTTCGTGCCGAGGAGCCAGGCGTGGACCCGAATTACAACTACCGGCCGCTTGCTGACGCTCGCCCCGACGATGCGCCGCTCGTGTTGAATCGTTCGGGAGGATCATCACTCACCGCGCCGAATTGCCGCCGGCGGTGATGCGGCGATTCTTTTTCGCGCTGCTGGCTTGGGCGGGTGTCGTCCTCGGGCTCCTGGCGGGGGCCTCGTCGGCGAGCGCGCAGGATATTGGGTGTGACCCCGGCGATCGGGAAGTGCGGAGCCTCGACTTCATCGGCAATCACGCCTTCACCGACGACGAGCTTGCGTTGCGCATCGCGACGACGCCGTCGACATGGTCGCGACGACATCTGAAAGTGTTCGGGACGCGGCGCTGCCTCGACATGGACGAGCTGGTCCGCGACAAGTACCGCCTGCAGCTACTGTATCGACAGGCGGGCTACTACAACGCCAAGGTCGACACGCTGCTCACGCCGGCCGGGCCTGATCAGGTCAACGTCAAGTTCCTGATCGACGAAGGGAAGCCTGTTCTCATTTCGCGCCTAACGATGGCGGGCCTCGATTCCGTCAAGAATCGTGAGCAGATCCTAAGTGGCTTGTGGGTGGCAGTCGGGAAGCCGTACGACTTCAATCGAATCCAGGCCGATGTGGCGACGGTGCTCGCGCGGCTGCGCAACGTCGGCTATCCGCAGCCGGACTTTCTGCGCAATTATGACGTCGACAGAGACTCCCTAACGGCGCACGTCGCGATCACCTTTTTGCCCGGTCCCCTGGTGCGCATTGGCGCCGTGAACGTCTACGACACGCCTAATAAGGGGAAGAAGCAGGAGATCAGCGATCGAATCATTCGCAAGCTCGTCGGCATCGGTCCTGGCGACACGTTCAAGGAGCAGGCGCTGATCGACGCGCAGCGGAATCTGTACCAGACGAGTGCCTTCAGATATGTAGAGGTCGTGCCTGTGGTCGATACGGCGAGGCTCGTCGCCGATTCGACCATGGATCTCAAGGTTACGCTGATCGAGGGCTACATGCGCGACCTCAACACTGAGTTGGGTTGGGCGACCCTCGACTGCTTCCGCGCCCGCGCGCAGATCGTCGACAAGAATTTCCTGGGTGGCGCGCAACGACTGGAGCTAACAGGTCAGGCGTCGAAGCTTCTCTGGGGCGTGATGCAGACTGATTTCACCCGCCAGAACCTCTGTCGCTACGACTATCTGAACGAAGACCCGTTCAGCAAATCCAACTACTCCTTGAACGCGACGCTTCGTCAACCGGCGCTCTTCGGGACGTGGGCGACCCCGTCGTTCTCACTCTACACGGAGCGACGGAGCGAGTACAAAGCGTATTTGCGTACGACCTACATCGGTGGCGAAGCCTCCCTGCTCAGAGCGCTGTCGTCGACGGCGTCGCTCCGCGTCGGCTACAACATCGAGTATGGAAAGACGGAGGCTGACCCAACGCTCCTCTGCGCTGGCTTCAGTCGCTGCGATTCCGCTTCCATTCGTCAAACTCTCAGCCTGCTGCCCTTGGCGGTATTCAGCGTTGCGGCAGCACGCGTGCGTACCGACAATCCCGTGAACCCGACGGACGGGTACGCAATTCGAGCGGAGTCACGTAACTCGGCGACTTTCCTCGGATCGAGCTCCCAGCTCACTTTCGTGAAGGGTGTTGGCGACGCGGCGTGGTACCATCCAGTTTCAGGCGGTGTCCTCGCACTACGCCTCCACGTTGGATCAGTCTGGGGCGGCGCCGACGTGAATGGCGTTACACAACCGCCGCAGCAGGAGCGTCTCTATGCCGGAGGCGCCGCCAGCGTTCGAGGATATCCGCAGAACGAGCTGGGATCGCTACTCTACGTTTTCGAGGACACCTCACAGAAGCAGATCCAGATCAAACACGTTACCCCGGACACGGTCTATTTCGTCTTTAGCGACTCTGCGAAGCAGAACCGAGTTGTACCGGTGGGCGGCAACCGCCTTTTGGTTGGGAGTGTCGACTACCGAGTGCGCTCGCCGATTCTCCCGAGGCTCTTGCAGTTCACGTTTTTCACGGATGCAGGCACAGTTTGGAACTGGGATACCAGGTTTCCTCTTGGCGGATTCCACCCCAGCTACACCCCGGGAATAGGGCTCCGGGCCTTCACTCCGCTCGGGCCCATTCAGATCAATGCGGGGTACAACCCATCCGACCCGGTCTTAGGTCAGGCGCTGTTCACGCCGAACCGGGATCTCGCGCAAAAAGGCGGCTTCGTCAACGTGTATTGTGCAGTGCCGGACGGAACGTCCGCTGCAGATGCATCGAAATCATTTTTCAAGAACGGCCAGTGGCAGCAGGTTCCAAATACGGTGTGCAATCCCACTTATCGGCCGTCGCTGCCGGCACATTGGTACAACAGATTTACCATTACTTTCTCGATAGGTCCCGAGTTCTAATCGTCTAGTCCCTGTATGATCAGGCGTCGCCGGCTCGTCGCTCTCGTCAGCGCCGTTGCGTTGCTCGTGATCGGGTTCGTGACGGTCGTCACGGGCCTGTTCGTGACGCATACGAGCTACGGGCAGGAAGAACTGCGGCGCCTTTTCCAGGGACAGTTGGCGAGCGTGATCAAAGGCAAAGTGTATCTGGGCGCGGTGAGCGGCGGCTTCCTCACCGGCATCCAGATCGATAGCCTCGCCATTCGCGATGCGGACAACGACTCGTTGCTCCTCAGCACCGGACGCATAACGGCGAGCTATGACCCGCGCGACGTGATCGACAAGCGTCTCTTGTTACGCGATGTCGACGTCGAGCATCCGGTGATCTACATCCGGCAACACGCGAGCGGCCGATGGAACGTGAAGGAAGTCTTCGGCGGCTACGAGAAGAAAAGCAACGGGCCGAAGACGCCCGGTCGGAATTTCGGTGACTTCTTCGTCATCGATTCGGCTCGCGTCCACGACGCGACATTCGTGCTGCAGATGCCTTGGACGCCCGATGACACGTTGCGCGGAGCGAAGCTCGACAGCGCCGTCAAGAACACGCTTTCGCGTCCGGACAAGGAGATCCGCCGAGTGATCGACGAAGGGAAACCGGGATACGCGCGGACGTGGCGGTGGACGAAGCTTTCCGCAGTCGCCTCCCACATCCGCCTCGCCGATCCGGATAGTGACAAGCTGGGCCGCCTCTTCGTATTCGATTCGGTTCAGTCGGTCGAGAGCGACCCTCCGTTCAAGTTCCGCAACATTCGAGGTTCATTGCGCAACCTCGGCGATTCGATCTGGCTCGACGTCGCGCACTTCGATCTCCCGCAGTCGACGGGCTCGGGCAAAGGAAAGATCGTTTGGGGCAGCGATCTCCCGGTCCGCTACGATCTCGCCATCACCGGTGATTCGGTCGCGCTCAACGACGTCGCGTGGGTGTACCCGACGCTGCCGACGACGGGGGGCGGCAAGACCACACTGCACATCGGCAACGAGCCGACCAACCTGCACATCATCGATTATAAGCTTACTAACATGGACGTGACGAGCACCGGCTCGCATCTGATCGGCGACATGACATTCGCCGTCGGAGGGCCAGTGCTGGCCGTGAAGGACGTGAAGATGTCGGGTGCGCCATTCGACTTCGATCTGCTGCGGGCGCTGAATGGCAAACCCTTTCCGGTCGACTGGCGCGGGCAGCTCTACGGTAGCGTGCGCGCTCGAGGCGGACCGCTCGATCGATTCTACGTCGACGAGAGTAACGTGATCTTCCGCGACGCCCACGTGCCTGGCGCCAACTCGCGCGTCGGCGGTCATGGTGAGTTGAACATCCTGCAACCGGCGCTCACCAGCTTCCGGAGTTTCGCGGTCAACGCCACGTCGGTCGATCTGCGGTCGATCGAGTTCCTGTATCCGAACTTTCCGCGACTCGGCGGGACCATTTCCGGAACCGCGACACTGGACTCCTCGTGGCTCGACATTCGGTTCGCGAATGCGGATATCATCCATCGCGATGGTCCCGGTGAACCGTCGCACCTGACGGGAAGCGGGCGCGTGACGTGGGGACCGAAGTTCATGACGTACGACATCGACGCCCAGGCGCAGCCGATCTCGTTAGCTATGCTGGCGCGATCGTATCCCAAGCTGCCACTCACCGGCTTGATGAGCGGGCCGGTGAAAGCGAACGGCACGATCGAAGACTTGCAGCTGACGACCAACCTGCAGGGACCGGCGGGAGCGCTGAGCTTCGACGGCCGCATCGACATCGATCCGCCAAGCTACGGCATTCACGGCACGGGCCAGGCGACCGGGCTCGCCCTTCACGAGCTGCTCGATCCGACGCGGCTCGATGGCCCCGTGAAGCCGGCGACCGTCACCGCTCGGTACGAGATCGGATTGAGCGGTGACTCTCTCCCCGATCTCGAGGGGAACGTCTCGGTCGATGTCGCGCGCGCCAACGTCGATGGATTGCGGATCTTCCCGTCCACGGGGCGGCTTCGCTTTGCGGACAGGCGAATCTTCGTCGACACGCTACGCCTCGAGACGACGGCGGCAACGGTTCTCGCTCATGGCGCCCTCGGTCTGCCGCACGGGATTTCGGACTCGCTCCGGTACCAGCTGATCGTCGATTCGTTAGGCGGCCTCCGCCGATACCTCGTGAGTAGGACACCGGAAGACACCGCCCTCGCCGATTCACTCGGCGGGCAGGTGACGGTGAACGGTACTGCGTACGGGCGGGTCGATAGTTTGGACGTGGCCGGCGCAGTGATCGGCAACGGCTTGCTGGTGGGCAAGAACCGCGGTCGCATCGTCGGCGGACGATTTGCGATTCGTAATATCCTCAACGATCCCGTCGGCAACGCGTCGCTGCGGTTCGATACCCTCACTATAGCCGGCGTCGTCCTCGACTCGCTCGGTGCCGATCTCCGCCTCGCGGGGCGGTCGCAGGCGACCTTTGCCATCGGTGTTCGCAGTGACAACGGTCCGAGGGCCAACATGGTCGGCACCGCGATAGCGACCGGCGGCGCGATCGGTGGCCGTCAGGCATCGACGCGCTTCGCGATCGACTCGTTGGGCCTCACGATCGGGGACAGCAAATGGCGGCTCGCCGGCGGCTCGCATGTCACACGCGACACCCTCGGTCTCGCGATCGATTCGCTGGTGTTGGTGAATGGCGCCGGCGGCCGGATCGCCGTGCGCGGCTCGGCACCCCAGTCGGCCCCGGTGTCGCTCGACGTCGCCGCCGACAGCGTTGGTCTCGTCGACCTGGGCGTCCTGGGACAATTGCCTGCGGCAGTGAGCGGCTTCGCCTCGGCGCACGGACGCATTACAGGGACGCGCGCACAACCAGACATCCGGTTCGATGCGCGCACGACTCGGTTGGCGTACGGCGGCATGCAGGTCGAGCGGGCAACCGCGAGCGGAACCTATCGAGATCGTAGCCTCGACATGTCGGTTGATCTCTTTCGAGACAATGTCGCGGCGCTACATGCGACGATGGGCGTTCCGGTCATTCTTACGCTCTTCGACGCGCAGCGGCTGGGCGCGCCCATTCACGGGTCGATTCGCGCCGACAGCGCCGACTTGTCGGTGATCGAGATGCTCTCGTCGTC
This genomic window from Gemmatimonadaceae bacterium contains:
- a CDS encoding translocation/assembly module TamB domain-containing protein, coding for MIRRRRLVALVSAVALLVIGFVTVVTGLFVTHTSYGQEELRRLFQGQLASVIKGKVYLGAVSGGFLTGIQIDSLAIRDADNDSLLLSTGRITASYDPRDVIDKRLLLRDVDVEHPVIYIRQHASGRWNVKEVFGGYEKKSNGPKTPGRNFGDFFVIDSARVHDATFVLQMPWTPDDTLRGAKLDSAVKNTLSRPDKEIRRVIDEGKPGYARTWRWTKLSAVASHIRLADPDSDKLGRLFVFDSVQSVESDPPFKFRNIRGSLRNLGDSIWLDVAHFDLPQSTGSGKGKIVWGSDLPVRYDLAITGDSVALNDVAWVYPTLPTTGGGKTTLHIGNEPTNLHIIDYKLTNMDVTSTGSHLIGDMTFAVGGPVLAVKDVKMSGAPFDFDLLRALNGKPFPVDWRGQLYGSVRARGGPLDRFYVDESNVIFRDAHVPGANSRVGGHGELNILQPALTSFRSFAVNATSVDLRSIEFLYPNFPRLGGTISGTATLDSSWLDIRFANADIIHRDGPGEPSHLTGSGRVTWGPKFMTYDIDAQAQPISLAMLARSYPKLPLTGLMSGPVKANGTIEDLQLTTNLQGPAGALSFDGRIDIDPPSYGIHGTGQATGLALHELLDPTRLDGPVKPATVTARYEIGLSGDSLPDLEGNVSVDVARANVDGLRIFPSTGRLRFADRRIFVDTLRLETTAATVLAHGALGLPHGISDSLRYQLIVDSLGGLRRYLVSRTPEDTALADSLGGQVTVNGTAYGRVDSLDVAGAVIGNGLLVGKNRGRIVGGRFAIRNILNDPVGNASLRFDTLTIAGVVLDSLGADLRLAGRSQATFAIGVRSDNGPRANMVGTAIATGGAIGGRQASTRFAIDSLGLTIGDSKWRLAGGSHVTRDTLGLAIDSLVLVNGAGGRIAVRGSAPQSAPVSLDVAADSVGLVDLGVLGQLPAAVSGFASAHGRITGTRAQPDIRFDARTTRLAYGGMQVERATASGTYRDRSLDMSVDLFRDNVAALHATMGVPVILTLFDAQRLGAPIHGSIRADSADLSVIEMLSSSLQKGSGRLTANLEYSLSPTHKSINGLIAVRNGQMTAQNLGITLRTINGTVRFDGRSDTVRIDVSAASGTAPGARLALRGTIGYAKWDEPRFNLALYAKNFHAIERRTLAALDVSTAGDSLHLTGSMDAAALTGTIRVDRGEVYLPERDILRKQVVDLSSEGIFQIVDTTDLRARQIVPNAPSRLVEGLRLDDVHIVLGDEVWLRSREANIKLGGSLDVKSAEKQSAFSANPRNRSKGPDYGLALSGTLTADRGTYTLDLAPAPVQREFSVQKGTIQFYGGSADFNPYLDITAQHSVKRSGQPDLNIEVHLSGYLIPNPSIDLRSTNEPYLSTSDLVSYLVTGQPTYALSSGDLNVVQQVSNVVGPTLSSVAESSLRGVGLGNWFDLITIQSGAAPTALQNSSQQSTIKDYFFGARLGGEKQLSNNLFFNFSAGLCSLNREYLGTNQSALNNFVDALGGHIEWRFNPQLSVQAGTDPPTSALYCRNNYSLGSVVATPRQVGLSVLRTWHF